A stretch of Triticum aestivum cultivar Chinese Spring chromosome 1D, IWGSC CS RefSeq v2.1, whole genome shotgun sequence DNA encodes these proteins:
- the LOC123180046 gene encoding histone-lysine N-methyltransferase family member SUVH9 — protein sequence MASSPPPPPPPHPLPTQIPLTPKPDPDAPQSPSPVPSTSLIPKLEPIALTPELEPSPDGHPDLTGHLHFTQHQIDAVPADHRLVVSNPQPEPNPQGSIPPAHSDTSVSSSSSTAKKRARGGEMVRVNTVTPQDHIHFRSLVRRARLTFEALRGIYQREESYDGGPRNRFDLRASSKMLSRGLWLYRDVRIVGPIPGVLVGDAFHYRAELCVVGLHCTPQAGIGYIPASLVSEGHPVATSIVSSGGYLDDEDNGQVLVYSGSGGRQRNRVEHHADQTLERGNLALHYSCHYGVEVRVIRCHACDSSPSRKVYVYDGLYKAVSSTYEPGKSGRHVCKYTLVRIPGQEELGSSNWCLAKDIKDKLLANQALPPGYISPDLSNGREVLRVPVFNGVDHESSLLDFDYIARPEFPLPLSRVKQQHWGCHCVTSPCGPECGCVIKNGGGGPVYNEDGTLVRGRPVVYECGALCGCPMSCGNRATQRGMKHTLEVFRSMETEWGARTLDLIQPGAFVCEYSGDVVVTTGECEFAMDEGSVIDPKRFPKRWTEWGDASPALVGDDDDRVPRPQFPHFQEPGYVLDVSRRRNLASYISHSCTPNVFVQYVVRGGENESCPHLMVFAMDAIPPMRELSIDYGMDDQQICA from the coding sequence ATggcgtcctcgccgccgccgccgccgccgccgcatccccTCCCCACGCAGATCCCCCTTACCCCAAAGCCCGACCCCGACGCCCCCCAGTCCCCCAGCCCCGTCCCGTCCACCTCCCTCATCCCCAAGCTCGAACCCATTGCTCTTACCCCCGAGCTCGAGCCCTCCCCCGACGGCCACCCGGACCTCACCGGCCACCTCCACTTCACACAGCACCAGATCGACGCCGTCCCCGCCGACCACCGCCTCGTCGTCTCCAATCCGCAACCCGAGCCCAACCCACAAGGTTCCATTCCCCCCGCGCACTCTGACACATCCGTCTCCTCCTCTTCGTCGACCGCCAAGAAGCGCGCCCGCGGCGGCGAGATGGTGCGCGTCAATACGGTCACGCCTCAGGACCACATCCACTTCCGGTCCCTGGTCCGCCGCGCGCGCCTCACCTTCGAGGCGCTCCGCGGGATCTACCAGCGCGAGGAGTCGTACGACGGCGGCCCCCGCAACCGCTTCGACCTGCGCGCCTCCAGCAAGATGCTCTCCCGGGGCCTCTGGCTGTACCGGGACGTGCGCATCGTCGGCCCCATCCCCGGCGTCCTCGTCGGCGACGCCTTCCACTACCGCGCCGAGCTCTGCGTCGTCGGCCTCCACTGCACCCCGCAGGCCGGCATCGGCTACATCCCCGCCAGCCTCGTCAGCGAGGGCCACCCCGTCGCCACCAGCATCGTCTCCTCCGGCGGCTACCTCGACGACGAGGACAACGGCCAGGTCCTCGTCtacagcggcagcggcggccgccAGCGCAACCGCGTCGAGCACCACGCCGACCAGACGCTGGAGCGCGGCAACCTCGCGCTCCACTACAGCTGCCACTACGGCGTGGAGGTGCGCGTCATCCGCTGCCACGCCTGCGACTCCAGCCCCAGCCGGAAGGTGTATGTCTACGACGGCCTCTACAAGGCCGTCAGCTCCACCTACGAGCCGGGCAAGTCCGGCCGCCATGTCTGCAAGTACACGCTGGTGCGCATCCCTGGCCAGGAGGAGCTCGGCAGCAGCAACTGGTGTCTGGCCAAGGACATCAAGGACAAGCTGCTGGCCAACCAGGCCCTCCCGCCCGGCTACATCTCGCCGGACCTCTCCAACGGCAGGGAGGTGCTCCGCGTCCCCGTCTTCAACGGCGTGGACCACGAGAGCTCTCTCCTCGACTTCGACTACATTGCCCGTCCTGAATTTCCATTGCCCCTCTCCCGGGTGAAGCAGCAGCACTGGGGCTGCCATTGCGTGACCTCGCCGTGCGGGCCCGAGTGCGGCTGCGTGATCAagaacggcggcggcggcccggtgtACAACGAGGACGGCACCCTCGTCAGGGGCAGGCCGGTGGTGTACGAGTGCGGCGCGCTCTGCGGCTGCCCCATGAGCTGCGGGAACAGGGCGACCCAGCGCGGGATGAAGCACACGCTGGAGGTGTTCCGGTCCATGGAGACGGAGTGGGGCGCCAGGACGCTCGACCTCATACAGCCGGGCGCCTTTGTGTGCGAGTACAGTGGAGACGTCGTGGTCACCACCGGCGAGTGCGAGTTCGCCATGGACGAGGGCTCCGTCATCGACCCAAAGAGGTTCCCCAAGAGATGGACCGAGTGGGGGGATGCCTCTCCTGCACTCGTTGGAGATGATGATGACAGGGTGCCCCGCCCCCAGTTCCCCCATTTCCAGGAGCCCGGCTATGTGCTCGACGTGTCCCGCAGGAGGAACTTGGCCAGCTACATCAGCCACAGCTGCACTCCCAACGTCTTCGTCCAGTATGTCGTCCGTGGCGGCGAAAACGAATCGTGCCCTCACCTCATGGTGTTCGCCATGGATGCCATCCCGCCCATGCGCGAGCTCAGCATCGACTACGGCATGGATGATCAGCAAATCTGTGCATGA